In one window of Chryseobacterium sp. JV274 DNA:
- a CDS encoding winged helix-turn-helix transcriptional regulator yields MSIKESSTNNENKKTLEYSCSEIYAVNLISGRWILSICYHLKHGKLRFFELKDKIHNISERMLTLQLKKMEQEGLIAKKVYAEVPIKVEYELTEIGRKLIPVLNQLEVWGNEHKQMKKK; encoded by the coding sequence ATGAGTATTAAAGAATCATCCACCAATAATGAAAATAAGAAAACGCTGGAGTACAGCTGTTCTGAAATATATGCTGTAAATCTGATCAGTGGCCGCTGGATTCTTTCCATCTGTTACCATCTTAAACATGGGAAACTTAGATTTTTTGAACTGAAAGATAAAATCCACAATATTTCTGAAAGAATGCTTACCCTGCAGCTGAAAAAAATGGAACAGGAGGGGCTCATCGCCAAGAAAGTATATGCAGAAGTACCTATAAAAGTAGAATATGAGCTTACAGAAATTGGCAGAAAGCTGATTCCGGTTTTGAATCAGCTGGAAGTATGGGGTAACGAACATAAACAGATGAAGAAAAAATAA
- a CDS encoding PLP-dependent cysteine synthase family protein: MKYAKNILETIGNTPLVKLNKVLGEDFPALVLAKVETFNPGNSVKDRMALKMIEDAEKDGRLKPGGTIIEGTSGNTGMGLALAAIIKGYKCIFVTNSKQSKEKCDILRAVGAEVIVCPTDVKPTDPRSYYSVSKRLAKETENGWYVNQYDNLSNRAAHYESTAPEIWEQTEGNLTHFVVGAGTGGTITGCGTFFKEKNPNIKVIGVDTYGSILKEFHETGELHYDHAYTYITEGIGEDIIPENYDMSVIDHFEKVTDKDGAIYARKLAKEEGIFCGYSAGSAIASLIQMKDQFTKDDVIVVLLHDHGSRYVGKIYNDEWMKEMGWLEENKEG; encoded by the coding sequence ATGAAATACGCAAAAAATATCCTTGAAACTATAGGTAACACGCCGCTGGTAAAGCTTAACAAAGTATTAGGCGAAGATTTCCCAGCATTAGTATTAGCAAAAGTAGAGACCTTCAATCCTGGAAACTCAGTAAAGGACAGAATGGCTCTTAAAATGATAGAAGATGCCGAAAAAGACGGCAGATTAAAACCTGGAGGTACTATTATTGAAGGTACTTCCGGAAATACAGGAATGGGATTAGCATTGGCAGCGATCATCAAAGGCTACAAATGTATTTTTGTAACCAATTCTAAGCAGTCAAAAGAAAAATGTGATATCCTTCGTGCTGTAGGGGCTGAAGTAATCGTTTGTCCTACAGACGTAAAACCTACCGACCCACGTTCTTATTATTCAGTATCTAAAAGACTGGCAAAAGAAACGGAAAACGGATGGTATGTCAACCAATACGACAACTTATCCAACAGAGCGGCTCATTATGAATCTACAGCTCCGGAAATCTGGGAACAGACTGAAGGAAACCTGACGCACTTTGTCGTAGGAGCCGGAACAGGAGGTACAATCACGGGATGCGGAACGTTCTTTAAAGAAAAAAATCCGAACATCAAAGTAATTGGTGTTGATACATATGGTTCTATTCTGAAGGAATTCCACGAAACCGGAGAGCTGCACTACGACCATGCTTACACCTATATCACAGAAGGTATCGGGGAAGATATCATTCCTGAGAATTATGACATGTCTGTAATTGACCATTTTGAAAAGGTAACTGATAAAGACGGTGCTATCTATGCCAGAAAACTGGCTAAGGAAGAGGGAATTTTCTGTGGATATTCTGCAGGAAGCGCTATTGCTTCTTTGATCCAAATGAAAGATCAGTTTACTAAAGATGATGTGATAGTCGTTTTACTTCATGACCATGGTTCAAGATATGTAGGAAAAATTTACAATGACGAGTGGATGAAAGAAATGGGTTGGCTGGAAGAAAATAAAGAAGGTTAA
- a CDS encoding histidine kinase, which translates to MSINFKHTLSQKYIYITALSACLIAVAAFAVLSLLITEDSRKNTDDFAKKTFFRKYESVEHEFRNIEDYQYLLRALIQKDGLKNYKDYSLVLNDLNKKRNLLPYSWYYYENTASGKTESNNPLSDIFKNTDHKEKAIVLKNNGSGHFRDLLITKKDSMYWVSYDSLMLPDKNKLYYGSTVSLDDLHQYFINVDKSSNTYAYVFTKEGICITHPEKKYIGKNIFDFTDIKAKDTLSGSSEAGYTKGTAVSEYLGVEVTRFIKPLKTDNFDGYTVVNHVNFIIDENISKIKTYTVYIFLAALFLIVTVFILFQRATNLAYQEKEKIQSEKNLLLVENEKMHKAEVINQLQQLKNNINPHFLFNSLNSLYMLIGINKENAQKFTMNLSKIYRYLIVPPKENIVPVLQEVKFIQQYMELLKSRFDEEMSFELIINDSASLEKRIPYLSLQIVTENAIKHNIATIDQPLEIIIIIDENGITVKNTWQPKTEPVQGEKFGIDYLNQVYEYFKNNLLHISVDGEYFICFLPLMK; encoded by the coding sequence TTGAGTATTAATTTTAAACACACCTTATCCCAAAAATACATTTACATCACCGCTCTATCTGCCTGCTTGATTGCAGTGGCAGCATTTGCTGTTCTGAGCCTTTTAATTACTGAAGACAGCCGTAAAAACACTGATGATTTTGCAAAGAAAACCTTCTTCCGTAAATATGAATCTGTAGAACATGAATTCAGAAATATTGAGGACTATCAGTATCTGCTTCGCGCATTGATTCAGAAAGACGGTCTGAAGAATTATAAAGATTATTCTTTGGTTTTAAATGATTTAAACAAAAAAAGAAATCTGCTGCCTTACAGCTGGTATTATTATGAAAATACTGCTTCCGGAAAAACAGAAAGTAATAATCCGTTATCCGATATTTTCAAAAATACAGATCATAAAGAGAAAGCTATTGTTTTAAAAAACAACGGGTCCGGACATTTCAGGGATCTTTTGATAACTAAAAAAGACAGTATGTATTGGGTGAGTTATGATTCCCTGATGCTGCCTGATAAAAACAAATTGTATTATGGTTCTACTGTAAGCCTGGATGATCTCCATCAGTACTTTATCAATGTAGATAAAAGTTCTAATACGTATGCGTATGTCTTTACCAAAGAAGGAATTTGTATTACCCATCCGGAGAAAAAATACATCGGAAAGAATATTTTTGATTTTACAGATATTAAGGCTAAAGATACGTTGTCTGGCAGCTCTGAAGCCGGATATACCAAAGGAACAGCGGTCTCGGAATATCTTGGAGTTGAAGTAACCCGCTTCATAAAACCATTAAAAACAGACAATTTTGACGGATATACGGTTGTGAACCATGTTAATTTCATCATTGATGAAAATATAAGCAAGATAAAAACCTATACTGTGTATATTTTTCTGGCAGCTCTGTTTCTTATTGTAACGGTTTTTATCTTATTCCAGAGGGCGACCAATCTGGCTTATCAGGAAAAAGAAAAAATACAGTCTGAAAAGAATTTATTGTTAGTAGAGAACGAAAAGATGCACAAAGCAGAAGTGATCAACCAGCTGCAGCAACTTAAGAATAACATCAATCCACATTTTCTCTTCAATTCTTTGAATTCCCTTTACATGCTGATTGGGATCAATAAAGAAAATGCGCAGAAGTTTACCATGAATCTCTCCAAGATTTATAGGTATCTTATAGTACCTCCGAAGGAGAATATAGTTCCGGTTTTGCAGGAAGTAAAATTTATACAGCAGTATATGGAACTCCTGAAAAGCAGGTTTGATGAAGAAATGAGTTTTGAACTGATTATTAATGATTCTGCAAGTCTGGAAAAGCGCATTCCGTATTTATCACTGCAGATTGTTACTGAGAATGCAATCAAACACAATATTGCGACCATAGATCAGCCTTTGGAAATTATCATTATTATTGACGAAAATGGGATTACTGTGAAGAACACCTGGCAGCCAAAAACTGAACCAGTGCAGGGAGAAAAATTCGGAATTGATTATTTGAATCAAGTTTATGAGTATTTTAAGAATAATCTTCTTCATATTTCTGTAGATGGTGAATATTTCATATGTTTTTTACCATTAATGAAGTGA
- a CDS encoding cysteine hydrolase family protein, with protein sequence MKLQNKKSALLLIDIQKGFLDENYWGGNRNNKEAEKLSGKILQKWRSLNLPIFHIRHSSTDINSKLHESDPGFEFNENVLPQNNEPIITKNVNSAFIGTDLKEKLDLQKIDTLVILGITTNHCVSTTARMAGNFGFETYVISDATAAFDRVGIHGEKYEAELVHLMALANLSEEFATILNTEELLKKL encoded by the coding sequence ATGAAATTACAAAACAAAAAATCGGCATTGCTTCTTATTGATATTCAAAAAGGATTTCTTGATGAAAACTATTGGGGAGGAAACAGAAATAATAAAGAAGCAGAAAAATTAAGCGGAAAAATACTGCAAAAATGGAGAAGCTTGAATTTGCCTATATTTCACATCCGACATAGCTCAACAGACATTAATTCAAAACTGCATGAATCTGATCCGGGATTTGAATTTAATGAAAATGTCCTACCTCAAAATAATGAACCTATTATTACAAAAAATGTGAACAGCGCTTTTATTGGAACTGATTTAAAAGAAAAATTAGATCTTCAGAAAATAGATACTCTGGTGATTCTGGGAATTACGACCAATCATTGTGTTTCAACTACGGCAAGAATGGCTGGAAACTTTGGATTTGAAACCTACGTGATTTCTGATGCTACAGCAGCTTTTGACAGAGTAGGGATACACGGAGAAAAATATGAAGCAGAACTGGTTCATCTCATGGCATTGGCCAATCTGAGTGAAGAATTTGCCACGATACTGAATACTGAAGAATTATTAAAAAAGTTGTAG
- a CDS encoding thioredoxin family protein, producing the protein MKKIISGISIFCAIAISAQEAIQFQELPFKDIIAKAKKEKKLVFIDAYASWCGPCKMMERNVFTQKSVSDYYNTNFINARFDMEKGEGRDIASKFGVRSYPTYLFLNGEGELVSRNTGYMEESMFVAMAQDINSPGNKKGSLKDRFAGGDKDPEFLINIMKLNANTDYDFAKKASERYFQNKKKTEELTKDEIGFLLYFVKSSEDINYTVFASRKAEIIKFLPEETYNEFDAQLKLGKIVEQSIDDKNKKINDNYFLKTAEPLVGKEAALKKLNQTKLSYYEQNSNFPEYEKAALEYYKNSDSFDPNELLRAAWVFVDHVKTPSSLKKATEWAEKSVMRSETSENTYILAKLYYLTGNKEMAKNYAEMAKNIAVQGNKDSQLADELLKQIK; encoded by the coding sequence ATGAAGAAGATCATCTCCGGGATATCTATATTTTGTGCCATTGCTATCTCAGCTCAGGAAGCCATCCAGTTTCAGGAGCTCCCTTTCAAGGACATTATTGCTAAAGCCAAGAAGGAAAAGAAATTGGTTTTTATTGATGCATATGCTTCCTGGTGTGGTCCATGTAAAATGATGGAGAGAAATGTTTTCACCCAAAAATCTGTCAGTGATTATTACAATACCAACTTCATCAATGCAAGATTTGATATGGAAAAAGGAGAAGGCAGAGACATCGCTTCTAAATTCGGAGTACGTTCCTATCCTACTTATCTTTTCCTGAACGGTGAAGGAGAACTTGTTTCCAGAAATACCGGTTATATGGAAGAGAGCATGTTTGTGGCTATGGCTCAGGATATCAATTCACCAGGAAACAAAAAAGGATCCCTGAAAGATCGTTTTGCCGGTGGTGATAAAGATCCGGAATTCCTGATCAATATTATGAAGCTGAACGCCAACACAGATTATGATTTTGCTAAAAAGGCTTCCGAAAGATATTTTCAGAATAAAAAGAAAACCGAGGAACTTACAAAAGATGAAATCGGCTTTCTTCTCTATTTCGTAAAGTCGTCAGAAGATATCAATTATACTGTTTTCGCATCCAGAAAAGCAGAGATCATTAAATTTCTTCCTGAAGAAACCTACAACGAATTTGATGCTCAGCTGAAATTAGGAAAAATAGTAGAACAGTCTATTGATGATAAAAATAAAAAGATCAACGATAACTATTTTTTAAAAACAGCTGAACCATTGGTAGGAAAAGAAGCTGCTCTTAAAAAACTGAATCAGACTAAACTCAGCTATTATGAGCAGAACAGTAATTTTCCTGAATACGAAAAAGCCGCTTTAGAATATTATAAAAATTCTGATTCATTTGACCCTAATGAGCTTTTAAGAGCTGCCTGGGTATTTGTAGATCATGTGAAAACCCCATCTTCATTAAAAAAAGCGACAGAATGGGCAGAAAAATCTGTCATGAGAAGCGAAACCTCAGAAAACACTTACATTCTTGCTAAACTCTATTACCTTACCGGAAATAAAGAAATGGCAAAAAACTATGCTGAAATGGCAAAAAATATAGCAGTTCAGGGCAATAAAGATTCTCAACTTGCAGATGAATTATTAAAGCAAATAAAATAA
- a CDS encoding DUF3575 domain-containing protein: protein MKYKLLAAGILAFLSASTVSAQEQEQGGQEKSLYIKGNALFAPIGILNLGIEKQISPKYTLQGDVFISPWKSFSGHELQFYSVSAEGRYYFNEAFKHWYVGANIGFAAYNASKWNYWNDDTFENWNGETLRNSNLYQRGFSIMLGVTAGYQFQLSERWNLDIYGTVGTSQGFYKGYDRTTGRRYDRAEKFNKSGEIIPYRGGVMISYKLK from the coding sequence ATGAAATATAAATTATTAGCAGCAGGCATTTTAGCTTTCCTGTCAGCAAGCACAGTAAGTGCTCAGGAACAGGAACAAGGAGGACAGGAGAAAAGTTTATACATAAAGGGAAATGCTTTATTTGCTCCGATAGGAATTTTAAACCTGGGAATAGAAAAACAGATCAGTCCGAAATATACCCTTCAGGGCGATGTTTTCATTTCACCATGGAAGTCTTTCTCAGGACATGAATTACAGTTTTATTCTGTATCTGCAGAAGGAAGATACTATTTTAATGAGGCATTCAAACACTGGTATGTAGGAGCTAACATTGGTTTTGCGGCCTACAATGCTTCAAAATGGAATTACTGGAATGATGATACCTTTGAAAACTGGAACGGAGAAACACTCCGCAACTCAAATCTGTATCAAAGGGGGTTCTCTATTATGCTCGGTGTTACAGCAGGATATCAATTCCAGTTATCCGAACGATGGAATCTTGACATTTATGGAACAGTCGGAACATCACAAGGATTTTATAAGGGATATGACCGTACCACAGGGAGACGTTATGATCGTGCAGAAAAATTCAATAAAAGTGGTGAGATCATCCCATACAGAGGAGGCGTAATGATTTCCTATAAATTAAAATAA
- a CDS encoding alpha/beta hydrolase — MDFNRINIDLKNSIENVPYSLEIDENLFLNAPEIIQQERIEFTKANPFKKPDHIAVKDIFIPSSEDGYEIRLHIYQPEGFNRDRILLYFHGGGYVFGLPEQVDDQMFGIADTLKAIIISVDYRLSPQYRFPIPVLDGFDALRWTIEHGESKLGINSDRITVFGASAGGHLAAAVTQMAAHHNIKNIEHQFLLYPVIHNRLNTPSMEEFTDIPLWNKSYAKIAWLHFLGEGNEDKSIQYSDLTCYNAFLRLPQTTIVACELDPLRDEDVEYAQLLYKAGVKTELWVIPGALHVFDLFDSPVKDEYNTFLMNRLFK; from the coding sequence ATGGATTTTAATAGAATTAACATTGATTTAAAAAATAGTATTGAAAATGTTCCTTATTCATTAGAAATTGATGAAAATTTATTTTTGAATGCCCCGGAAATTATTCAACAGGAAAGAATAGAATTTACGAAAGCGAATCCTTTTAAAAAGCCTGATCATATTGCTGTAAAAGATATTTTTATACCAAGTTCAGAAGATGGATATGAGATCAGACTTCACATTTATCAACCTGAAGGTTTCAACCGGGACAGGATTCTGCTTTACTTTCATGGAGGAGGATATGTTTTCGGGTTACCGGAACAGGTGGATGACCAGATGTTTGGAATAGCAGATACACTCAAAGCAATCATTATTTCTGTTGATTACAGGCTTTCTCCCCAATATCGGTTTCCTATTCCTGTTTTAGATGGTTTTGATGCTCTACGATGGACTATTGAACACGGTGAGTCAAAGTTGGGAATTAATTCTGACCGTATTACCGTTTTTGGAGCAAGTGCAGGTGGACATCTTGCAGCGGCTGTAACTCAAATGGCAGCACACCATAATATTAAAAATATAGAACATCAGTTCTTACTATATCCTGTGATTCACAACAGGCTGAATACTCCTTCAATGGAAGAGTTTACTGATATTCCACTATGGAATAAAAGCTACGCAAAGATAGCGTGGCTGCATTTTCTGGGTGAAGGAAATGAGGATAAAAGCATTCAATATTCGGATCTTACCTGTTATAATGCTTTTTTAAGGTTACCGCAAACCACCATTGTTGCCTGTGAGTTGGATCCTTTAAGAGATGAGGATGTAGAATATGCTCAGCTTTTATATAAAGCAGGAGTGAAAACTGAATTGTGGGTAATTCCCGGTGCACTGCATGTATTTGATCTCTTCGATTCTCCTGTAAAGGATGAATATAATACGTTTCTTATGAACAGACTTTTCAAATAA
- a CDS encoding ABC transporter permease yields the protein MKFPLYFSRKIAFSKDNKNNLSRVIIFIGRLSVALGIIVSLITVATGFGSKKAIKERLADFSGHITVRSTRSNSSYNTSVLDNQGLNIAKIKELPDVESIQKYVMVTGIMRNEHNFAGIIFKGIGKDFDSLRFKKFLIAGTTPKVTEKGFNNDVAISQKVANDLHLKVNDSIVTVFLKADQKPLYRKFKIIGIYRTDIKLIDEQFVIGGINHARKIQDMKSDEIGGIDIFLKNVNDIDKDFPEIEKQIGYKNYAEKATEKFPQITDWISIFDTNIALIIIIMLIVVVINIIMVLLILIIERTNSIGLLKTLGASNSQIRATFINYTLIIMIPGLLYGNAIGLGLILIQKFFGIIKLNPENYYVSTVPVDLNPIAIISISLGILLISGLALIIPSYLISKISPVKVIKYN from the coding sequence TTGAAATTTCCTTTATATTTCTCTAGAAAAATAGCATTTTCCAAAGATAACAAAAATAACCTTTCAAGGGTTATCATCTTCATTGGCAGGCTTTCCGTAGCATTGGGGATTATTGTTTCCTTAATTACTGTAGCCACCGGTTTTGGTTCAAAAAAAGCTATCAAAGAGAGGCTGGCAGATTTCAGCGGACATATTACTGTAAGATCAACACGTTCAAATTCCTCTTATAATACTTCCGTACTTGATAATCAGGGACTCAATATCGCAAAAATAAAAGAACTTCCCGATGTGGAAAGTATTCAGAAATATGTGATGGTTACCGGAATTATGCGTAATGAGCACAATTTTGCGGGAATTATATTTAAGGGAATCGGAAAAGATTTTGACAGTTTAAGGTTTAAAAAATTCCTTATTGCCGGCACCACCCCGAAAGTTACCGAGAAAGGCTTCAACAATGATGTTGCTATTTCGCAAAAAGTAGCCAATGATCTTCATCTTAAGGTGAATGACAGTATTGTTACCGTATTTTTAAAGGCTGATCAAAAACCACTTTATCGTAAATTCAAGATTATAGGGATTTACAGAACTGATATTAAGTTGATTGATGAACAGTTTGTTATCGGTGGAATCAACCATGCCAGAAAAATTCAGGATATGAAGTCTGATGAAATTGGCGGAATAGATATCTTTCTGAAAAATGTAAACGATATCGACAAGGATTTTCCTGAAATTGAAAAACAGATCGGCTATAAAAATTATGCTGAAAAAGCTACTGAAAAATTTCCGCAGATTACGGACTGGATCAGTATTTTTGATACCAATATAGCATTGATCATTATCATCATGCTGATTGTAGTGGTTATTAATATCATCATGGTTCTTCTGATTCTTATTATTGAAAGAACAAATTCCATCGGTCTCCTTAAAACATTGGGTGCAAGCAATTCACAGATAAGAGCCACCTTCATCAATTATACCCTGATTATTATGATTCCGGGACTTTTGTATGGAAATGCTATCGGATTGGGACTTATTTTAATTCAGAAATTCTTTGGAATAATAAAACTTAACCCGGAAAACTATTATGTAAGTACAGTTCCGGTAGACCTTAATCCTATCGCAATTATTTCTATCTCATTGGGAATTCTTCTTATTTCAGGATTGGCTTTAATTATTCCCAGCTACCTGATCAGTAAGATCTCTCCTGTGAAAGTTATTAAGTACAACTAA
- a CDS encoding chaperone modulator CbpM: MSERISREELVRIYNIEITFFDELVDYGLLNIHIEDNIHYLMYDDLPELEKFANWYYDLEVNLPGLEVIHNMLKKLDALNRRNRELMNKLSAISDQYEDI, from the coding sequence ATGAGTGAAAGAATATCACGGGAAGAACTCGTAAGAATCTATAATATAGAAATCACTTTTTTTGATGAGCTTGTAGACTATGGGCTGTTGAATATACATATTGAAGACAATATCCATTATCTGATGTATGATGATCTGCCAGAACTAGAAAAATTTGCTAACTGGTATTATGATCTTGAAGTCAATCTTCCCGGTCTTGAAGTGATCCACAATATGCTGAAAAAGCTGGATGCACTGAACCGCAGAAACAGGGAGCTGATGAATAAACTTTCTGCAATAAGTGATCAATATGAAGATATTTAG
- a CDS encoding exo-beta-N-acetylmuramidase NamZ domain-containing protein: MNLDFKIKNLLLICLIFLGVFNQYYSQTHVQSDFKTGADQPEMYLPLLKDKTIGVVTNQTGLMSDRTHLVDFLVKNGIKIKSIFAPEHGFRGDADAGAKVKNGVDIKTGIPIVSLYGNNKKPKSEQLAGIDIVVFDIQDVGVRFYTYISTLSYLMEAGAENNIEIMVLDRPNPHDGYTDGPVLRKKWASFVGMHEVPVVYGLTIGEYGKMVNGEKWLKNGIQVKYTLIQMKNYHKKQRYSILDKPSPNLPNDKAINLYPSLCFFEGTQVSVGRGTDLPFQIYGSPWTENLPYQFTPKPSYGAKDPFLNGKLCYGENLSEYPKDLRALNLEWVIKAYQNYKNPQQDFFLKNLWFDTLSGTDDFRKQIIAGKSIQEIKDSWKKDLESFEKIRTRYVVYED, encoded by the coding sequence ATGAATTTAGATTTCAAAATTAAAAATTTACTTCTGATTTGCCTAATTTTTTTAGGAGTATTCAATCAATATTATTCTCAGACTCATGTTCAATCGGATTTTAAAACCGGGGCAGACCAGCCTGAAATGTATTTGCCACTCTTAAAAGATAAGACAATAGGGGTAGTAACCAATCAGACGGGTTTGATGAGTGACAGAACTCATTTGGTAGATTTTCTGGTAAAAAACGGAATAAAGATCAAGTCGATTTTTGCTCCTGAACATGGTTTCAGAGGAGATGCAGATGCGGGTGCAAAAGTGAAAAATGGTGTAGACATAAAAACAGGAATCCCAATTGTTTCCCTGTATGGCAATAATAAAAAACCAAAGTCGGAGCAACTGGCAGGAATTGATATTGTTGTTTTTGATATCCAGGATGTTGGGGTGAGATTCTATACCTATATTTCCACTCTGTCTTATCTGATGGAAGCAGGTGCTGAAAATAATATCGAGATCATGGTATTGGATCGTCCCAATCCGCATGACGGATATACTGATGGACCTGTATTGAGAAAAAAATGGGCCAGCTTTGTAGGGATGCATGAAGTTCCTGTAGTTTATGGGCTTACCATAGGAGAGTATGGAAAGATGGTGAATGGAGAAAAATGGCTGAAAAATGGCATCCAGGTTAAATATACGCTTATTCAGATGAAGAATTATCATAAAAAGCAGCGCTATTCAATACTTGATAAACCTTCCCCGAATTTACCCAATGATAAAGCAATCAATTTATATCCAAGTCTGTGCTTTTTTGAAGGAACTCAGGTTTCTGTAGGAAGAGGAACAGATCTTCCTTTTCAGATTTATGGTTCCCCATGGACGGAAAATCTTCCTTACCAGTTTACGCCGAAGCCAAGCTATGGTGCTAAAGATCCGTTTCTGAACGGGAAATTGTGTTATGGTGAAAATCTTTCAGAATATCCTAAAGACTTAAGAGCGCTTAACCTTGAATGGGTGATCAAAGCTTATCAGAATTATAAGAATCCTCAGCAGGATTTCTTCCTTAAAAATCTTTGGTTTGATACCTTGTCAGGAACTGATGATTTCAGAAAACAGATTATAGCCGGAAAATCAATTCAGGAAATTAAAGATTCCTGGAAAAAAGATCTGGAAAGTTTCGAAAAGATCAGAACCCGGTATGTGGTATATGAAGATTAA
- a CDS encoding DnaJ C-terminal domain-containing protein — protein MAYIDYYKILGVDKSATQDDIKKAYRKLARKLHPDLNPDDKEAERQFKELNEANEVLSNPENRSKYDKYGEHWKHGEEYEKAQQQQQRQYQQQNYGGGFSGADFGEGEDFSDFFQNMFGGAGSGFGKNSRGRASGKFKGQDIKAELNLNLRDAAKTHPQTFDINGKKVRITIPAGVYDGQQIKLKGHGNPGVNGGPHGDLYITFNIPADPNFERIGDDLKTKVVIDLYTAVLGGEVNVNILEGSVKLKVKPETQTGITVRLKGKGFPVYKKEGEHGDLFVTYEVKLPTNLTEKQKELFEQLKNS, from the coding sequence ATGGCTTATATAGATTACTATAAAATTTTAGGCGTAGATAAAAGCGCAACACAGGATGATATTAAAAAGGCCTATCGAAAACTGGCCAGGAAACTTCATCCCGATCTGAATCCTGATGATAAGGAAGCAGAAAGACAGTTCAAAGAATTGAATGAAGCCAACGAAGTGCTCAGCAATCCGGAAAACAGATCTAAATACGACAAGTACGGAGAACACTGGAAACACGGCGAAGAATACGAAAAGGCCCAACAGCAGCAGCAAAGACAATATCAACAACAAAATTATGGCGGAGGATTCTCCGGTGCTGATTTTGGTGAAGGGGAAGATTTTTCAGATTTCTTCCAGAATATGTTCGGTGGAGCAGGTAGTGGGTTTGGTAAAAACTCACGAGGAAGAGCTTCCGGAAAATTCAAAGGGCAGGATATCAAAGCAGAATTGAATCTGAATCTGAGAGATGCTGCAAAAACCCATCCGCAAACCTTTGATATCAATGGGAAGAAAGTCAGAATCACTATTCCGGCAGGAGTATATGACGGGCAGCAAATCAAACTGAAAGGACATGGAAATCCAGGTGTCAATGGCGGCCCTCACGGGGATTTGTATATCACTTTCAATATCCCGGCCGATCCGAATTTTGAAAGAATCGGGGATGATCTGAAAACCAAAGTCGTGATCGATTTGTACACTGCTGTTTTAGGAGGAGAAGTGAACGTTAATATCCTGGAAGGAAGTGTAAAGCTTAAAGTAAAACCGGAAACCCAAACGGGAATCACTGTAAGACTGAAAGGAAAAGGTTTTCCTGTCTATAAAAAAGAAGGAGAACATGGAGATCTTTTTGTAACCTATGAAGTGAAACTGCCAACGAACCTTACCGAGAAGCAGAAAGAACTTTTTGAACAACTAAAAAATTCCTAA